The Actinomycetota bacterium nucleotide sequence GACGGACCCCAACTCGCATCAAGGGCTTCGCGACATGGCCCGGCGCATGGCCGAGGTATCCCACCAAGCGGAAGGCCCCCTGGAGATCGTGGCCGACTACCTGTTCAGCCTCATCAGCTTCGGGCTGGGCATCTTCCTGGTCATCCTGCGGCCGCGCGAACGAACCGCCCGGGTCTTCGGTCTGGCGATGATCGGTACGGCCGCGGCGTACAACCTTCAGAGTCACGGGGCGGCGGCCGTCGCGAGCGTGTTCAACGATCCGATCCACTCGATCCTGCATCCACTCACCGGGATCATGTACGTCTACGCGCTGATCCTGTTCCCCGACGGGCACCTCGTCCCGCGATGGTCCAACCGATACCTGCGCATCGCCTATCGCGCGGCGGTCTTCGTGGCGGTGATGATCATGCTCGACGTCACCGGCGCGTTCGAGCCGAACTTCGGGGCGCACCCGGCCGCCTTGGTGGTCGTGTTCGGGATGGTGATCCCCCTGATCGGCATCGCCGCGCAGTCCTATCGATTGCGGCGCGCCACGACCTCGGAGGCGCGGCAGCAATCTCGACTGCTCGTTTGGGCGCTCGCTACTGCAGCCATCCTCGGTGTTGCGCTCTTCGCGCTCGGCGGCTTCGACCTCGGCACGCTCATCAACCCGACGCAAGCGGACCCGACGCTGATCGGCTCGGTCGAGAGCCGTGCCTTCCGCGTCTTCCAGCCGTTGTTCGTCGTCATCCCCGTTGCGCTCTTCGTCGGGATCATGCGCTTCCGGCTCTGGGACATCGACCTCGTCATCAGCCGTGCACTCGTCTATGGGACGCTGGCGGCGCTGATCGGTTCCGCATACGTCGGCGTCGTCGTCGGCCTGGGTGGAGCGATCGGCAGCCAAACCGGCCTTTCGATCGCCGTGACGGTCGCCGTAGCGCTCGCGTTCGATCCGTTGCGCTCGCGTCTGCAACGGCTCGCGAACCGGCTCATCTACGGCGAGCGCGCCTCGCCTTACGACGTCCTGTCGGAGATGGCGCACCGGCTCGCCGGCGCCTCCTCACCGGACGAAGCGCTGGACACGATCGCGGAGGCCGCGGGTCGCGCCGTCGGCGGCGTGCGGGCGCGAGCGCGATTGGAGCTGCCCGACCGCGACGCGTGTGAATCGTTCTGGCAGTCGGCCGATGGGGACGCGCCCTTCGATCGAACCGTCGACGTCGTGCATCAAGACAGAAAGATCGGCGACATCTCGGTCGCCAAGAGGATCGGGGATCCGCTGCGGCCCGCGGAGAACCGGCTGCTCGAAGCGCTCGCCGGTCAGGTCGGACTCGCACTGCAGAGCCTGCGCCTCGCCGAGCAGCTCCGCATCCGGCTCGCCGAGCTCGAGGTGGCCGCGCGCGAGCTTTCCGGCTCCCGCGGAAGGCTGATGCGAGCCGCCGACGCCGAACGCCGGCGCCTCGAGCAGCTCATCCACGAGGGTGTGGAGCGCGAGCTCCAGGCGATCGGCGACGCGCTGAAGATCGCCGAGGAGCACGTGGCTCGCGATGCCTTGGGCGCGGTCGACGAGCTGGAGCGCATCGCCGAGCAGGCGAATCACACGCAGGAGGCGCTGCGCGGGCTCGCACGAGGCATCTTCCCGCCGCTGCTATCGGACAAGGGCGTCGGCGCCGCCCTGCAGAGCCACCTCCGCAAGATGGAAGCCACGGTGACGATGAGCGGGACGCTCGACGAGCGGTTCGACGCTCGCGCGGAGGCGGCCGTCTACTTCTGCTGCATCGAGGCGCTGCGTCCCATGAGCCGAGCGTCCGCCGATGCAACGGCGGCGACGGTCGAGCTGGCGCGCGAGAACGGGTGGGTCCGGTTCGCCGTCCGCAACACCGCCGGCCTGACCGCGACGTCCGCCGAGGTGCAGCTGCTCGTGGATCGCATCGAGGCGGTGGGCGGCACGCTCGTGGTACACACGAGCGACGGGCAGACCGAGGTGGCCGGACGGGTTCCTGCGAGATCGAACGAGGCCGAGCCCGTGGATCAGATCGACGACCAGACGCTCGTCAGCCTGTCGGGATCGAAGGCGGACTTCGGGACGTAAGCCGAAGCCCCGCATTCACGAGCCGCCTCCGCGAGCTCGTCCTCCTCGTAGGTAGAGAGCAACACCACCTTGGACGCCGTCGCCTCGGCGAGGATCCGCCGGGTAGCCTCCGTGCCGTCGATGCCCGGCAGGTTGACGTCCATCAGGACGAGGTCGGGACGCAACGTGCGCGCCAGGTCCACCGACTCCTCGCCACTTTCCGCTTCACCGACGACCTCGAAGTCGCCGGCGGCCTCGACGACCTCGCGCGCAACCGCGCGGAACGGCTCCTGGTCGTCGACGATCAGGACGCGAACGGCCACGTCGTTCTCCACGAGCCAGTATGTCCCGACACGCTTCCGCTCCTACAACGGTGCCAACACCACAATCAAGCAGCCGTGCTTTGGGCCAGGAACAGAAGGACGGCTTTCACACGACGATGGACGTCCTTCTCTTGCGTCAAGCCGAGCTTGGAGAAGATCGAGTTGATGTGACGTTCGATCGCGCGCTCGGTCAGCACGAGCGCGGCGGCGATCGCCGCATTGTTCTTCCCCTGCGCCATCACCGAGAGGACCTCTCTTTCACGAGCGGTGAGCTGATCGAGCGGCGAGTCCGCCTTCGAACGGGCGGCCACGAGCCCTTCCACGATCTTCGGGTCGATCACCGAGCCGCCGCGCGCAACCTCACGCAGCGCCGCGACCAGTTGGTCGAGATCCGATACGCGCTGCTTAAGCAGATACCCGCGGCCGCGCGCGCCGCGCTCGAGGAGCGCCAGGGCGTAATCGGGCTCGTCGTACTGGCTGAGCACCACGACGCCGATGTCGGGGTTGGAGTTGCGCAGCTTCTCGGCGGCTCTGATGCCCTCGTCGGTCTCGGTCGGCGGCATGCGGATGTCGGTGAGGACGACATCGGGCTTCTCGCGCTCGACCGCCTCGAGTAGCGAATCCAAGTCGCCGCAGGAAGCGACGACTTCGACGTCGGGCGCGGTGGCGAGGAGCTCGCGAACGCCCTCACGGATGAGGAAGTTGTCCTCGGCGATGACGACGCGCAGCGGCATGGGTAGAGGATACCCGGCGGAGCCGGCGTCCTAGCTGCGGTCGCCTTCGGTGACCGCAGCGAGCGCGGTCTTCGCTTCCTGGACGGTGTCGGCGGCCGAAGCCCCGGCCAGGAACACCGACCGCAGCAGGTCGTCGCGTCCGCGAAGGTCCGCCGCGGGACCGCTGAACCGGACCTCGCCGCGTTCGAGGAAGTACGCGCGAGACGCCACATCGAGGGCCAGATCGACGTGCTGCTCGACGATCACGACGGCGACCCCCTCCGCGTTGAGCCTTCGAACGGTGTCGAGCAGCTCCTCGACGACCTTCGGCGCCAGACCCAGCGAGAGCTCGTCGATCAGGAGCAGCTTCGGATCCATCACGAACGCTTTCGCGAGCGTCACCATCTGCTGCTGCCCGCCCGACAGCGTGCCGGCGATCTGCCGACGCCGGTCGGCCAGGAACGGGAAGAGCTCGAGGGTCGCCTCGATCCGCTCCTTGCGTTTCGCCCGTTCCCGTCCGTACAGGAACCCGGCCATCTCGAGGTTCTCCTGGATCGTCATGCCGGGGAACACGCCGCGCCCGCCCGGCATCTGCACGATGCCACGCTTGACGATCTCCGCCGGACGCATGCCGCCGACCTGCTCGCCGTTCCACTCGACGTGCCCCAGCGAAGGTTTGAGCAGACCGGAGATC carries:
- a CDS encoding ABC transporter ATP-binding protein, translated to MLKVEGVHAFYGPIHVLFSIELEVGDGEIVALLGTNGAGKTTILRVISGLLKPSLGHVEWNGEQVGGMRPAEIVKRGIVQMPGGRGVFPGMTIQENLEMAGFLYGRERAKRKERIEATLELFPFLADRRRQIAGTLSGGQQQMVTLAKAFVMDPKLLLIDELSLGLAPKVVEELLDTVRRLNAEGVAVVIVEQHVDLALDVASRAYFLERGEVRFSGPAADLRGRDDLLRSVFLAGASAADTVQEAKTALAAVTEGDRS
- a CDS encoding response regulator transcription factor, coding for MPLRVVIAEDNFLIREGVRELLATAPDVEVVASCGDLDSLLEAVEREKPDVVLTDIRMPPTETDEGIRAAEKLRNSNPDIGVVVLSQYDEPDYALALLERGARGRGYLLKQRVSDLDQLVAALREVARGGSVIDPKIVEGLVAARSKADSPLDQLTAREREVLSVMAQGKNNAAIAAALVLTERAIERHINSIFSKLGLTQEKDVHRRVKAVLLFLAQSTAA
- a CDS encoding response regulator transcription factor; protein product: MAVRVLIVDDQEPFRAVAREVVEAAGDFEVVGEAESGEESVDLARTLRPDLVLMDVNLPGIDGTEATRRILAEATASKVVLLSTYEEDELAEAARECGASAYVPKSAFDPDRLTSVWSSI